The Candidatus Aminicenantes bacterium genome has a segment encoding these proteins:
- a CDS encoding acyl carrier protein: MTHSTIDHTRIRSQLLRYIREEILRDPDCALDMDTPLITGGIIDSFSITHISVFMEKEFSAHIRDADLTIENMDTINDMARLAGNALSESEKRS, translated from the coding sequence ATGACCCATTCAACCATTGACCATACACGGATCCGCTCCCAACTCCTGCGCTACATCCGCGAAGAGATCCTGCGCGATCCAGACTGCGCCCTGGATATGGATACCCCCCTGATCACGGGAGGAATCATCGATTCTTTCAGCATTACCCACATTTCCGTGTTCATGGAAAAAGAATTTTCCGCCCATATCCGCGACGCGGATTTGACCATTGAAAACATGGACACCATAAACGACATGGCCCGCCTGGCGGGAAACGCCTTGTCCGAAAGCGAAAAGAGATCATGA